Proteins found in one Coffea eugenioides isolate CCC68of chromosome 5, Ceug_1.0, whole genome shotgun sequence genomic segment:
- the LOC113770672 gene encoding U-box domain-containing protein 2: MMDKLDTKQAELGTNWERSFHLYETVIAGDEKSKRIQATFKLGRMSKHAPENILACAIPVLVELLRSPFDNQTPSIHGASAYCLKCIACLGEGRLAVIIGQCGAIPSLLSLLQASESNLQMVILKCLRNMVTFSDSNRPAVVRNGGLEIVLNMLNASPDGLKRPLLEILSALSLLREVRRVLLNSGGLRFLIESAKCGSMASRTRAAQGIGLLGLVKRARRTLVNFGAAAALLDLIQNGDTSAKLVAANALGVISSHVDYIRPVAQAGAIPVYAEILEGCEPLGKEIAEDVFCILAVVEENAAPIFQHLVRILRGSNDEAKAAAADITWHLASYKQLVSVVQDSGAIPALVELLRSGNGDVKEKVSGAIAQFSYNKSGRVALADSGVIPLLIQMLEDESQELRENAAEALVNFSEDPSLGDRVSCVLDSPLFQDTQDKLMQIRASDARLDSSLRLLSIEHLTLDPSLS; this comes from the coding sequence ATGATGGATAAATTGGATACAAAACAGGCAGAACTAGGCACAAATTGGGAGAGGTCATTTCATCTATATGAAACTGTGATTGCAGGTGATGAAAAATCTAAGCGTATCCAAGCCACCTTCAAGCTTGGGCGCATGTCCAAACATGCACCTGAAAATATTTTAGCTTGTGCCATACCAGTCCTTGTGGAGCTTCTCAGAAGCCCATTTGACAATCAGACTCCATCCATTCACGGAGCATCTGCCTACTGCTTAAAATGCATTGCTTGCTTAGGGGAAGGTAGATTGGCTGTAATCATCGGCCAGTGTGGGGCAATTCCTTCCTTGTTGAGCTTATTACAAGCTTCAGAAAGCAACCTGCAAATGGTTATTTTGAAATGCCTTCGCAACATGGTGACTTTCAGTGATAGTAATCGCCCGGCTGTAGTTAGAAATGGTGGTTTGGAAATTGTTCTCAATATGTTAAATGCTAGTCCTGACGGATTAAAAAGGCCTTTATTGGAAATTTTGAGTGCATTATCTCTTTTGAGAGAGGTTAGAAGGGTACTTCTCAATTCAGGTGGCCTTCGTTTTCTTATTGAATCAGCAAAGTGTGGCAGCATGGCATCTAGAACTAGAGCTGCTCAAGGGATTGGGTTGCTGGGATTGGTTAAAAGAGCCAGGCGTACACTTGTTAATTTTGGGGCAGCGGCAGCACTCCTGGACTTGATTCAGAATGGGGATACTTCAGCTAAATTGGTAGCTGCTAATGCACTTGGTGTGATTTCATCGCACGTTGATTATATTAGACCAGTTGCTCAAGCTGGAGCCATCCCAGTGTATGCTGAGATTCTCGAGGGATGTGAACCATTAGGCAAGGAGATTGCGGAGGATGTGTTCTGCATATTGGCTGTAGTTGAAGAAAATGCTGCTCCAATTTTTCAGCACCTGGTTAGAATCCTAAGAGGAAGTAATGATGAAGCTAAGGCAGCAGCGGCGGATATTACATGGCATCTGGCAAGTTACAAGCAGTTGGTGTCCGTCGTGCAGGACTCGGGTGCAATTCCGGCGTTAGTTGAGCTCCTGAGGAGCGGTAATGGTGATGTTAAGGAAAAGGTTTCTGGGGCCATTGCCCAATTCAGTTACAATAAGTCTGGGAGAGTAGCTCTTGCTGATTCAGGAGTGATTCCATTGCTTATTCAGATGTTGGAGGACGAGTCTCAGGAACTGAGAGAAAATGCTGCTGAAGCACTAGTCAATTTTTCAGAGGATCCATCACTAGGTGATAGAGTATCGTGTGTGTTGGATAGTCCTTTATTTCAGGACACGCAGGATAAACTGATGCAAATTCGTGCCTCTGATGCACGCTTGGATTCATCTTTGAGACTGTTGAGCATCGAACACCTCACTTTGGATCCTAGCCTTTCCTGA
- the LOC113771968 gene encoding putative calcium-transporting ATPase 13, plasma membrane-type produces the protein MGWPMKILKAKSCKSTITSTPNIPSGSHLSIEIGDTSVQDPVLSSSAGKNQNVQDQVDMPYFSVSPERLAELVESNGLNSPDHPRPTIQEISEALRTSIDSGITGDEKDLDCRIKTFGSNQESDKQPQLGTKGLNRLVLEAFKDGTIILLVCCAILSLVIDVKRYGPEKAFLDGAIVCLAMFVAVNFGHIFRFLQQKRILKKSQKHQKGVNVVRRGKMQEIPASQVVVGDVVLLGTGAQVPADGLFIDGSSFKLDDGLFERGANYASMFTGAKVVEGNCRMLVTSVGKNTEISKLINMVSVGNQRKLMDSKLQDGIDRLNSRLEKLWLSLSLLILMVQVLRCFVWKCACDESHNPDPKGVKNTVEEIVDESTKLLKKQGGKINGLVSMLCILLFATRDGLPLGIFILFFVVSKKMKFFSAMIQKLSTCATLGLVTTICLTKTSDLTMKHAEMAEVWIGLNHIKDISQEISGQVLGKLQEAVCMNSSGGQIEDSLLYWAQQVLDADVDDMYRNSEILHNGPVDREKDQNLLVLKRLEEKQEILDLHWRGPPDCILPRCSKYYEADGTMQALDEGKRAMFDKIVEQIASSNLPSFAFAWEKLIPEEPETPKPEKEGYLDDEKTLQVDRGLTLIGLVYLKNPYPPEVRQAIKALRDLGVNTKLLVDDNPKAARIMAIHSGILRREDDSELTVIDGSDFRNISEEVRMNMIDKIQVIANASPADKLLMVQCLKKKDEVVATVGSCIRDFPSLVNADVGIFMGEKNAEIAKDYADIVAGLSIATVGNILRLGRYACQSIEKFLELHLTLNISAFTTNLIFEASSIEVQLSSIQLLWTNLIVEALGAFALAVLMVEMEPSKSTQSQGKDRKSPPPVFGAGPVITKTMWRNIVIRSMFQVAILMVLGMKGKDMLHIDEDVLETMSFNSYVMCQVFTLIAAMKVTKKTIGNISRGEFSIENLLFLAVAGMMLALQMLLIVIMVAVAHWGSLNFKRWWICIGLAALCSPLASAARRGSDLVLPCN, from the coding sequence ATGGGATGGCCTATGAAAATTCTAAAAGCAAAATCTTGCAAAAGTACGATCACGAGCACCCCTAACATTCCGAGTGGATCCCATCTTTCAATAGAAATTGGGGACACTTCTGTTCAGGATCCCGTCCTGTCCTCATCAGCTGGTAAAAATCAAAATGTGCAAGATCAAGTTGATATGCCGTATTTCTCTGTTAGTCCAGAAAGACTAGCAGAACTTGTCGAGAGCAATGGCCTGAACTCTCCTGATCATCCTCGTCCGACAATCCAAGAAATCTCTGAAGCTTTGCGAACCAGCATTGATTCTGGTATAACAGGAGACGAAAAAGATCTTGATTGCAGAATCAAAACGTTTGGTTCAAACCAAGAATCAGACAAGCAACCCCAACTTGGGACTAAAGGCTTAAACCGGCTAGTCTTGGAAGCTTTCAAAGACGGCACGATTATCCTCTTAGTGTGTTGCGCAATTCTTTCTCTCGTGATTGATGTCAAGAGATATGGTCCAGAAAAAGCATTCCTTGATGGAGCAATCGTTTGTCTTGCGATGTTTGTTGCTGTCAACTTTGGCCATATCTTTAGATTCTTACAGCAAAAACGTATTCTCAAAAAATCACAGAAGCACCAAAAAGGTGTTAATGTTGTGCGCCGGGGAAAGATGCAGGAAATACCAGCTTCTCAAGTGGTGGTGGGTGATGTAGTCTTGTTGGGGACTGGTGCTCAGGTCCCTGCTGACGGATTATTCATTGATGGATCCTCATTCAAGCTTGACGATGGTTTGTTTGAAAGAGGGGCAAACTATGCCAGCATGTTTACGGGTGCAAAGGTGGTGGAAGGAAACTGCCGGATGCTCGTGACATCAGTTGGGAAAAACACAGAAATAAGCAAGTTAATTAATATGGTATCAGTCGGCAATCAAAGAAAGCTCATGGATTCCAAGCTGCAGGATGGTATTGACCGATTGAACTCTCGTTTGGAGAAGTTATGGTTGAGCCTCTCCTTATTGATTCTCATGGTGCAGGTGCTTAGATGTTTCGTGTGGAAATGTGCGTGTGATGAAAGTCATAATCCAGACCCCAAGGGCGTAAAGAACACGGTGGAAGAGATAGTCGATGAATCAACAAAACTCTTGAAAAAGCAAGGTGGAAAAATCAATGGATTGGTGAGTATGCTCTGCATTCTACTCTTTGCAACAAGAGATGGCTTGCCCCTAGGGATTTTCATTTTGTTCTTCGTTGTatcaaagaaaatgaagtttttcaGTGCCATGATTCAAAAGCTTTCTACATGTGCCACACTTGGCTTGGTAACAACAATTTGTCTTACCAAGACCAGTGATTTAACCATGAAGCATGCAGAAATGGCCGAGGTGTGGATTGGACTTAACCACATCAAAGATATTTCTCAAGAAATAAGTGGCCAAGTCCTCGGGAAATTGCAGGAAGCTGTTTGCATGAATTCTTCCGGGGGTCAAATCGAGGATTCTCTCCTTTATTGGGCTCAACAGGTGCTTGATGCGGACGTGGATGACATGTACAGAAACAGTGAAATCCTTCACAATGGACCCGTTGATCGTGAGAAGGATCAAAACTTATTGGTTCTGAAGAGGCTTGAAGAAAAACAGGAAATCTTGGATCTCCACTGGAGAGGACCTCCAGATTGTATACTGCCTCGGTGTTCTAAATATTACGAAGCAGATGGAACCATGCAGGCCCTAGACGAAGGAAAGAGAGCCATGTTCGACAAGATAGTTGAACAAATTGCATCTTCTAATCTCCCGAGCTTTGCTTTTGCTTGGGAGAAACTGATACCTGAGGAACCAGAAACTCCAAAACCGGAGAAGGAAGGGTATCTTGATGATGAGAAAACCCTACAGGTTGATCGTGGATTGACCTTGATTGGCCTCGTGTACTTGAAAAATCCGTATCCACCTGAGGTAAGGCAGGCAATCAAAGCTTTGCGGGACTTGGGAGTGAATACCAAGTTACTGGTGGATGACAATCCAAAGGCAGCAAGGATCATGGCCATTCACTCTGGAATCTTGAGGCGTGAAGATGACAGCGAATTAACTGTCATTGATGGCTCAGACTTTCGGAACATTTCCGAGGAAGTTCGCATGAACATGATCGATAAAATCCAAGTGATTGCAAATGCCTCCCCTGCCGATAAACTCCTAATGGTGCAGTGCCTGAAAAAGAAGGATGAGGTGGTGGCAACCGTCGGTTCATGTATAAGAGACTTTCCATCTCTTGTGAATGCTGATGTTGGAATTTTCATGGgagaaaaaaatgcagaaataGCGAAAGACTATGCGGATATTGTTGCAGGGCTGAGTATTGCTACAGTTGGTAACATCTTAAGGTTGGGAAGGTATGCATGTCAAAGTATTGAAAAGTTTCTGGAATTGCATTTGACTCTAAATATTTCTGccttcaccacaaatttgatatttgaagCTTCCTCAATTGAGGTGCAACTTTCTTCGATTCAGCTCCTTTGGACAAACTTAATCGTGGAAGCTCTCGGAGCATTTGCTTTGGCGGTATTGATGGTAGAAATGGAACCATCAAAAAGCACTCAAAGTCAAGGGAAGGATAGGAAGAGTCCACCACCGGTTTTCGGTGCCGGTCCAGTTATAACCAAGACCATGTGGAGGAATATAGTCATCCGGTCTATGTTTCAAGTCGCAATCTTGATGGTCCTAGGGATGAAAGGGAAAGATATGCTTCACATTGACGAAGATGTGCTGGAAACCATGAGCTTCAATTCTTATGTTATGTGCCAAGTTTTTACATTGATTGCAGCCATGAAGGTAACTAAGAAGACCATTGGTAATATTTCGAGGGGGGAATTCTCGATTGAGAATTTGTTGTTCCTTGCGGTTGCGGGGATGATGCTGGCTCTGCAGATGCTTCTCATTGTGATCATGGTTGCTGTTGCTCACTGGGGAAGCttaaatttcaaaagatggtGGATCTGTATTGGACTTGCAGCGTTATGTTCTCCCTTAGCTTCTGCTGCAAGAAGGGGTTCTGATTTGGTGTTACCATGCAACTGA
- the LOC113772352 gene encoding putative DUF21 domain-containing protein At3g13070, chloroplastic isoform X1: protein MDAVVEASLLGRSTSVTVPKPPFRNFRTLTFKFFPKFPSRNGVYTYRPTIINSTSSPSSRNLFNSQRIRISPKIEAFSGSLAISRDYEGENVEKSSGTAVAGTNSGFVEVSLRRGLVLAVFICGFMVLSCRKAVAVEGVLNAGWNGVFERSGMALRSSWPKVLQVLWVFKEQGLVLAALLGLSAFFSMAETSITTLWPWKVRELAEKESENGVFKMLRSDVTRFLTTILIGTTVVNIGATALVTEAATAIFGEAGVSAATGVMTVAILLLTEITPKSIAVHNATDVARFVVRPVAWLSLILYPVGRVVTYLSMGMLKLLGLKGRSEPYVTEDELKLMLRGAELSGAIEEEEQDMIENVLEIKDTHVREVMTPLVDVVAIDASATLVDFHDLWVTHQYSRVPVFEQRIDNIVGIAYAMDLLDFVQKGDLLESSVVGDMAHKPAYFVPDSMSVWNLLREFRIRKVHMAVVLNEYGGTIGLVTLEDVVEEIVGEIFDENDSSQEEIQKKTGYIVMRAQGIYDVDANTSIDHLSEDLNIKMPEGHQYETVSGFVCEAFGYIPRTGETIKVVLERENEEENDEYKEAESDRTDQHEKSQIFKLEILAGNARKVSAVRFERVNQDDESETKEVTRLFPKIMKKKWGADGDTDKADDGVLVKEIVDHNLSDDTVNAEQVDNHDHQIKQ, encoded by the exons atggatGCAGTGGTAGAAGCTTCACTCCTCGGTCGCTCCACATCTGTAACCGTTCCCAAACCCCCATTTCGCAATTTCCGAACTTTGACTTTCAAATTTTtccccaaatttccctcaagaAACGGAGTTTACACTTACCGCCCCACAATTATCAACTCCACTTCATCCCCCAGTTCGAGAAATCTATTCAATTCCCAACGGATTAGAATTAGTCCGAAAATTGAAGCTTTTAGTGGTTCGTTAGCAATTAGTAGGGATTACGAGGGGGAGAATGTGGAAAAATCTTCGGGGACGGCAGTGGCAGGGACGAATTCAGGTTTTGTGGAGGTTTCATTGAGGAGAGGATTGGTTTTGGCAGTGTTTATTTGTGGGTTTATGGTGTTGTCGTGTCGCAAAGCGGTGGCGGTGGAGGGAGTACTGAATGCGGGATGGAATGGCGTTTTTGAGAGGAGTGGGATGGCTTTGAGGAGTTCTTGGCCTAAGGTTTTGCAGGTTCTTTGGGTTTTTAAGGAGCAAGGTCTGGTTCTGGCTGCGTTGTTGGGTTTATCGGCGTTTTTCTCCATGGCTGAGACCTCTATAACTACTCTTTGGCCTTGGAAG GTGCGGGAGCTAGCTGAAAAAGAATCTGAAAATGGTGTTTTTAAAATGCTCCGTAGCGATGTTACTCGGTTTTTGACGACTATCCTCATTGGCACAAC CGTGGTTAATATTGGAGCTACGGCATTGGTTACAGAGGCTGCAACGGCAATATTTGGTGAAGCTGGTGTGAGTGCTGCGACTGGAGTAATGACG GTGGCTATTTTGCTCCTCACTGAAATTACTCCAAAAAGTATAGCTGTTCATAATGCCACCGATGTTGCTAGGTTTGTG GTCAGGCCTGTGGCGTGGCTTTCCTTGATACTGTATCCTGTAGGAAGAGTGGTCACATATTTGTCAATGGGAATGCTGAAACTCCTTGGTTTGAAGGGAAGAAG TGAACCTTATGTTACTGAAGATGAATTGAAGTTAATGTTGCGTGGAGCAGAGTTAAGTGGGGCAATTGAGGAGGAAGAACAG GACATGATTGAAAATGTGTTAGAGATAAAAGATACACATGTAAGAGAGGTGATGACACCTCTTGTTGATGTTGTTGCAATTGATGCCAGTGCAACACTTGTTGATTTTCATGATTTGTGGGTGACTCATCAGTACTCCAG AGTGCCTGTCTTTGAACAGCGTATTGACAACATAGTTGGCATTGCCTATGCAATGGATCTTCTAGATTTTGTCCAAAAG GGGGATCTACTAGAAAGTTCTGTTGTGGGAGATATGGCACATAAACCTGCATACTTTGTGCCTG ATTCGATGTCAGTGTGGAATCTTCTTAGGGAGTTCCGCATCAGAAAAGTACATATGGCTGTTGTTCTTAACGAGTATGGAGGAACTATTGGA TTAGTAACACTTGAAGATGTGGTTGAGGAAATTGTTGGTGAGATCTTTGATGAAAATGATTCAAGT CAGGAGGAAATTCAGAAAAAAACTGGTTATATTGTAATGCGGGCTCAAGGCATATACGATGTGGATGCGAACACCTCTATTGACCATCTTTCTGAGGATCTAAATATCAAAATGCCTGAG GGTCATCAGTATGAGACGGTGTCTGGTTTTGTCTGCGAAGCATTTGGTTACATCCCAAGGACTGGTGAGACTATAAAAGTGGTGCTTGAAAGggaaaatgaagaagagaaTGATGAGTATAAAGAGGCAGAATCTGATCGGACAGATCAACATGAAAAGAGTCAAATATTTAAGCTTGAG ATACTAGCGGGAAATGCTAGAAAGGTGAGTGCCGTCCGGTTTGAAAGGGTAAACCAAGATGATGAATCGGAGACAAAAGAGGTGACCCGGTTGTTCCCTAAGattatgaagaagaaatggggTGCTGATGGCGACACAGACAAGGCCGACGATGGGGTCCTAGTTAAGGAGATAGTCGACCACAACCTTTCTGATGACACTGTAAATGCTGAGCAGGTTGACAATCATGACCATCAAatcaaacaataa
- the LOC113772352 gene encoding putative DUF21 domain-containing protein At3g13070, chloroplastic isoform X2 — protein sequence MDAVVEASLLGRSTSVTVPKPPFRNFRTLTFKFFPKFPSRNGVYTYRPTIINSTSSPSSRNLFNSQRIRISPKIEAFSGSLAISRDYEGENVEKSSGTAVAGTNSGFVEVSLRRGLVLAVFICGFMVLSCRKAVAVEGVLNAGWNGVFERSGMALRSSWPKVLQVLWVFKEQGLVLAALLGLSAFFSMAETSITTLWPWKVRELAEKESENGVFKMLRSDVTRFLTTILIGTTVVNIGATALVTEAATAIFGEAGVSAATGVMTVAILLLTEITPKSIAVHNATDVARFVVRPVAWLSLILYPVGRVVTYLSMGMLKLLGLKGRSEPYVTEDELKLMLRGAELSGAIEEEEQDMIENVLEIKDTHVREVMTPLVDVVAIDASATLVDFHDLWVTHQYSRVPVFEQRIDNIVGIAYAMDLLDFVQKGDLLESSVVGDMAHKPAYFVPDSMSVWNLLREFRIRKVHMAVVLNEYGGTIGLVTLEDVVEEIVGEIFDENDSSEEIQKKTGYIVMRAQGIYDVDANTSIDHLSEDLNIKMPEGHQYETVSGFVCEAFGYIPRTGETIKVVLERENEEENDEYKEAESDRTDQHEKSQIFKLEILAGNARKVSAVRFERVNQDDESETKEVTRLFPKIMKKKWGADGDTDKADDGVLVKEIVDHNLSDDTVNAEQVDNHDHQIKQ from the exons atggatGCAGTGGTAGAAGCTTCACTCCTCGGTCGCTCCACATCTGTAACCGTTCCCAAACCCCCATTTCGCAATTTCCGAACTTTGACTTTCAAATTTTtccccaaatttccctcaagaAACGGAGTTTACACTTACCGCCCCACAATTATCAACTCCACTTCATCCCCCAGTTCGAGAAATCTATTCAATTCCCAACGGATTAGAATTAGTCCGAAAATTGAAGCTTTTAGTGGTTCGTTAGCAATTAGTAGGGATTACGAGGGGGAGAATGTGGAAAAATCTTCGGGGACGGCAGTGGCAGGGACGAATTCAGGTTTTGTGGAGGTTTCATTGAGGAGAGGATTGGTTTTGGCAGTGTTTATTTGTGGGTTTATGGTGTTGTCGTGTCGCAAAGCGGTGGCGGTGGAGGGAGTACTGAATGCGGGATGGAATGGCGTTTTTGAGAGGAGTGGGATGGCTTTGAGGAGTTCTTGGCCTAAGGTTTTGCAGGTTCTTTGGGTTTTTAAGGAGCAAGGTCTGGTTCTGGCTGCGTTGTTGGGTTTATCGGCGTTTTTCTCCATGGCTGAGACCTCTATAACTACTCTTTGGCCTTGGAAG GTGCGGGAGCTAGCTGAAAAAGAATCTGAAAATGGTGTTTTTAAAATGCTCCGTAGCGATGTTACTCGGTTTTTGACGACTATCCTCATTGGCACAAC CGTGGTTAATATTGGAGCTACGGCATTGGTTACAGAGGCTGCAACGGCAATATTTGGTGAAGCTGGTGTGAGTGCTGCGACTGGAGTAATGACG GTGGCTATTTTGCTCCTCACTGAAATTACTCCAAAAAGTATAGCTGTTCATAATGCCACCGATGTTGCTAGGTTTGTG GTCAGGCCTGTGGCGTGGCTTTCCTTGATACTGTATCCTGTAGGAAGAGTGGTCACATATTTGTCAATGGGAATGCTGAAACTCCTTGGTTTGAAGGGAAGAAG TGAACCTTATGTTACTGAAGATGAATTGAAGTTAATGTTGCGTGGAGCAGAGTTAAGTGGGGCAATTGAGGAGGAAGAACAG GACATGATTGAAAATGTGTTAGAGATAAAAGATACACATGTAAGAGAGGTGATGACACCTCTTGTTGATGTTGTTGCAATTGATGCCAGTGCAACACTTGTTGATTTTCATGATTTGTGGGTGACTCATCAGTACTCCAG AGTGCCTGTCTTTGAACAGCGTATTGACAACATAGTTGGCATTGCCTATGCAATGGATCTTCTAGATTTTGTCCAAAAG GGGGATCTACTAGAAAGTTCTGTTGTGGGAGATATGGCACATAAACCTGCATACTTTGTGCCTG ATTCGATGTCAGTGTGGAATCTTCTTAGGGAGTTCCGCATCAGAAAAGTACATATGGCTGTTGTTCTTAACGAGTATGGAGGAACTATTGGA TTAGTAACACTTGAAGATGTGGTTGAGGAAATTGTTGGTGAGATCTTTGATGAAAATGATTCAAGT GAGGAAATTCAGAAAAAAACTGGTTATATTGTAATGCGGGCTCAAGGCATATACGATGTGGATGCGAACACCTCTATTGACCATCTTTCTGAGGATCTAAATATCAAAATGCCTGAG GGTCATCAGTATGAGACGGTGTCTGGTTTTGTCTGCGAAGCATTTGGTTACATCCCAAGGACTGGTGAGACTATAAAAGTGGTGCTTGAAAGggaaaatgaagaagagaaTGATGAGTATAAAGAGGCAGAATCTGATCGGACAGATCAACATGAAAAGAGTCAAATATTTAAGCTTGAG ATACTAGCGGGAAATGCTAGAAAGGTGAGTGCCGTCCGGTTTGAAAGGGTAAACCAAGATGATGAATCGGAGACAAAAGAGGTGACCCGGTTGTTCCCTAAGattatgaagaagaaatggggTGCTGATGGCGACACAGACAAGGCCGACGATGGGGTCCTAGTTAAGGAGATAGTCGACCACAACCTTTCTGATGACACTGTAAATGCTGAGCAGGTTGACAATCATGACCATCAAatcaaacaataa
- the LOC113772186 gene encoding tabersonine 16-hydroxylase 2-like has translation MEFLTTVCIFLLFSFMLVKLLNPYKGKESALKLPPGPKPLPIIGNLHHLGGSQMHHILRDLANQYGPLMHLKLGQVSTLIVSSPEVAEEFMKTHDIIFANRPRLLSGRILNYDCTDIAFSPFGNYWRQLRRICKMELLSPQRVQTFRSIREEEVMNLIESISSNRGSTINLSSKILSLTYGITARAAFGKKSKYQEDFISLVKEAIIIAAGFTIADMYPSVEIIQVISQLNPKLRRLHKNIDAILENIVNDHKEKSLKTRGTDEKAEEDLVDVLLNIQKSGEFGTSLTNSSIKSVVMDIFSAGSETSSTTVEWVMSEMLKNPDIMKRAQDEVREVYDRRRNVDESRLHELEYLQAVVKETLRLHPSAPLLLPRENSEQCEVNGYVIPVNTRVIINAWALGRDSKYWTEAEKFKPERFLDCPSDYHGNDFKYMPFGAGRRICPGISFALASIELQLAQLLYHFDWKLPNEQKPEQLDMSEGFALTVRRKNDLYLIPIPSSCSFLE, from the exons ATGGAGTTCCTCACCACCGTCTGCATATTCCTCCTCTTTTCGTTCATGCTAGTAAAGCTTCTCAATCCGTACAAAGGCAAGGAGTCTGCTCTGAAATTGCCTCCAGGGCCAAAGCCACTGCCGATTATAGGAAACTTGCACCATCTTGGTGGCTCACAAATGCATCATATCCTGAGAGACTTGGCCAACCAATATGGACCGCTGATGCACCTTAAGCTTGGTCAGGTTTCCACTCTCATCGTGTCTTCACCAGAAGTTGCCGAAGAGTTCATGAAAACACATGATATCATTTTTGCCAATAGGCCTCGGCTTCTATCGGGCAGGATACTCAATTATGATTGTACTGACATTGCCTTTTCTCCATTTGGTAATTACTGGAGACAGCTGCGTAGAATCTGCAAGATGGAACTTTTAAGTCCCCAGCGCGTTCAGACTTTCCGATCCATTAGAGAAGAGGAGGTAATGAATCTAATTGAATCAATTTCCTCCAACAGGGGTTCAACAATCAATCTTAGCAGCAAGATTTTATCTTTAACATATGGGATTACCGCACGGGCTGCCTTTGGCAAGAAGAGCAAATACCAAGAAGACTTCATCTCTCTCGTAAAGGAAGCTATAATAATCGCTGCAGGCTTCACCATAGCTGACATGTATCCTTCGGTTGAAATCATTCAAGTCATTAGTCAATTGAATCCCAAGCTCAGGAGGTTACACAAGAACATCGATGCAATACTTGAAAACATTGTCAACGACCATAAAGAGAAAAGCTTAAAGACAAGAGGTACAGATGAAAAAGCAGAAGAGGATCTAGTGGATGTTCTTCTTAACATCCAAAAATCTGGTgaatttggaacctcactaacCAATAGCAGCATCAAATCAGTCGTCATG GACATTTTCAGTGCTGGAAGCGAGACATCATCCACAACCGTGGAATGGGTCATGTCAGAAATGTTGAAAAATCCAGACATCATGAAAAGGGCACAAGACGAGGTAAGAGAAGTTTATGACAGAAGAAGAAATGTTGATGAATCAAGGCTTCATGAACTAGAATACTTGCAAGCAGTGGTAAAAGAAACCCTGAGGCTACATCCCTCAGCACCACTGTTGCTTCCAAGGGAAAACAGTGAACAATGTGAAGTTAATGGTTATGTCATACCTGTAAATACAAGAGTTATTATCAACGCCTGGGCTCTTGGCAGGGATTCCAAATACTGGACTGAAGCTGAGAAATTCAAGCCGGAGAGATTCCTTGATTGTCCAAGTGATTATCATGGGAATGATTTCAAGTACATGCCTTTTGGAGCTGGAAGAAGGATATGTCCAGGCATATCATTTGCTTTAGCTAGTATTGAACTACAACTTGCACAGCTACTGTATCATTTTGACTGGAAACTCCCAAATGAACAGAAGCCAGAGCAACTGGACATGAGTGAGGGCTTTGCTTTGACAGTGAGGAGGAAAAATGACCTGTATTTGATTCCAATTCCCAGTAGCTGTTCCTTTCTGGAATAA